The following proteins come from a genomic window of Leptospira dzoumogneensis:
- the nirD gene encoding nitrite reductase small subunit NirD, translated as MNTAAKEPVWIPVSTVTEFPEDGGVCAKVYGEQIAIFHFSSRNEWFACENKCPHTGDMVLARGMIGDSQGEPKVACPMHKKSFSLRTGACISGDEYSIKTYPVHIEDGTVYIGIEDPGTQG; from the coding sequence ATGAATACAGCCGCAAAAGAACCTGTTTGGATACCCGTTAGTACAGTTACTGAATTTCCCGAAGATGGTGGAGTCTGTGCCAAAGTTTATGGAGAACAAATCGCGATCTTTCATTTCAGTTCTAGAAATGAATGGTTTGCATGCGAGAACAAATGCCCTCACACAGGAGACATGGTTTTAGCAAGAGGAATGATCGGTGATTCTCAGGGAGAGCCAAAGGTTGCATGCCCGATGCATAAAAAATCTTTCTCTCTTAGGACCGGCGCTTGTATCAGCGGAGATGAATATTCCATAAAAACATATCCGGTCCATATCGAGGACGGAACTGTTTATATCGGGATCGAAGACCCGGGAACTCAGGGTTAA